Proteins from one Brevibacillus humidisoli genomic window:
- a CDS encoding Cof-type HAD-IIB family hydrolase → MNNKDIKLVAIDIDGTLLDRDSQLHQDTVDTLQAVRKAGIQVVLASGRTYRSTAMIAEQVGLEIPIVAYNGAFVARPGEEQPLWKRPLPLTKAQMFLREAEAMGCYVKVYVDDHLYVQAATEETIRFSAIHQVDYTEVGVGQLSRIDVAPMKIVIIDEPERIDQLYHRFQHWTAIFSMIRDSPRGIEIVHKGVNKSIGIGKLLPLMGLTWVQIMAIGNEQNDLEMVTAAAVGVAMGNASTRLKQEADVITLSNDEQGVARVLQQMLLLGRG, encoded by the coding sequence ATGAACAATAAGGACATCAAGCTGGTTGCCATCGATATTGACGGTACATTGCTGGACCGGGATAGCCAACTGCATCAGGATACGGTCGATACGCTGCAAGCGGTGAGGAAGGCCGGCATACAGGTTGTACTGGCCAGCGGCAGGACCTATCGATCGACGGCAATGATTGCCGAACAGGTCGGACTAGAGATCCCTATCGTTGCCTATAACGGTGCATTTGTTGCCCGACCAGGTGAGGAGCAGCCGCTCTGGAAAAGACCACTGCCCCTCACCAAAGCCCAAATGTTTTTGCGAGAAGCAGAAGCAATGGGCTGCTATGTCAAGGTGTATGTAGATGATCATTTGTACGTCCAGGCGGCGACAGAGGAAACGATCCGTTTTTCGGCCATTCATCAGGTAGACTATACGGAAGTGGGGGTGGGCCAGCTCTCACGGATCGACGTTGCGCCGATGAAGATCGTGATCATCGATGAACCGGAGCGGATTGACCAACTCTATCATCGCTTCCAGCACTGGACGGCGATTTTTAGCATGATTCGGGACTCTCCGCGGGGCATCGAGATCGTCCACAAGGGCGTGAATAAAAGTATCGGCATTGGCAAGCTTTTACCGTTGATGGGGCTTACCTGGGTACAGATCATGGCGATTGGCAATGAGCAAAATGACCTTGAGATGGTAACCGCTGCCGCCGTAGGTGTTGCGATGGGCAATGCCAGTACGCGTCTGAAACAGGAGGCTGATGTGATCACACTGTCGAATGACGAGCAAGGGGTAGCCCGCGTCTTGCAGCAAATGCTGTTGCTGGGACGAGGATGA
- a CDS encoding HPr family phosphocarrier protein codes for MIEKKIVVQLEQGLHARPAAAFAQKATSFTGEISISNGGKSVNGKSIVGIMSLAVKKGDEVVIAADGPDEREAIACLERLLVDGDHG; via the coding sequence ATGATAGAGAAAAAGATTGTCGTCCAACTGGAACAGGGGCTGCACGCCCGACCTGCCGCTGCATTTGCACAGAAGGCCACTTCGTTTACAGGCGAGATTTCCATCAGCAACGGGGGCAAGTCAGTCAACGGGAAAAGCATTGTCGGGATCATGTCGCTGGCGGTGAAAAAGGGAGACGAAGTTGTGATAGCAGCCGACGGTCCCGATGAACGAGAAGCCATTGCCTGTCTGGAGCGACTGTTGGTTGACGGTGATCATGGATGA
- a CDS encoding KDGP aldolase, protein MTERKQQVRLNVLARDVENAKAIVEETEGNVLIGLMVKPYPTVEAAVDVVRQYQQAKIPVSVGLGAGDPSQWAKVAEVAERTKPEHVNQVFPAAGYTLARLQSVGSAQTIVNALITPSGTPGNVIVSTGPQSQAYPDPISCDAACAMLAEMGIPSVKFYPINGVDRLDEVVEMVKAAVRHQIRIFEPTGGIDVQTIGQVVQVCLENGMEQVIPHVYTAIVDKSTGLTRIEDIRQLLRAIS, encoded by the coding sequence GTGACAGAGAGAAAGCAACAGGTGAGACTGAACGTACTTGCCAGGGATGTAGAGAATGCGAAAGCGATTGTAGAGGAGACAGAGGGCAACGTATTGATCGGACTGATGGTGAAGCCGTACCCAACCGTCGAAGCGGCTGTTGACGTCGTACGTCAATATCAGCAGGCCAAGATCCCGGTCTCAGTAGGCTTGGGGGCAGGTGATCCCAGTCAATGGGCGAAAGTGGCGGAGGTGGCCGAACGAACCAAGCCGGAGCATGTTAATCAGGTATTTCCTGCTGCCGGCTATACGCTGGCCCGATTGCAGAGTGTTGGGAGCGCTCAGACGATCGTGAATGCCCTGATTACTCCCAGCGGCACACCAGGTAACGTGATCGTTTCCACCGGTCCGCAAAGTCAGGCTTATCCCGATCCGATATCTTGTGACGCAGCGTGTGCGATGCTGGCGGAGATGGGCATCCCTTCGGTCAAATTTTATCCGATCAACGGTGTTGACAGGCTGGACGAAGTGGTTGAGATGGTAAAGGCTGCTGTCCGTCACCAGATCCGCATCTTTGAGCCAACAGGCGGGATTGATGTACAGACGATCGGCCAGGTCGTACAGGTGTGTCTGGAAAATGGTATGGAACAAGTGATTCCGCATGTCTATACGGCTATTGTTGACAAATCTACTGGATTGACACGGATAGAGGATATTCGTCAGTTGCTGCGGGCCATATCGTAA
- a CDS encoding DgaE family pyridoxal phosphate-dependent ammonia lyase, giving the protein MNIYQRYGLRQVINASGKMTALGASAVHPSVAQAMGEAAMEYVDIAALIKAAGQKIAAATGAEDGCPTLGAAAGIAISTAAVIAGTNLRLIEQLPLSEGLANEVIVQKGHAVHFGGSVAQMVRLGGGKVVEAGHANLVEAAHIEAAINERTVALLYIKSHHAVQKGMQSLETMLAVAHRHALPLIVDAAAEEDLTRYVQAGADLVIYSGGKAIGGPTSGLICGRANLIEACRAQYKGIGRAMKVGKEAIIGLLAALARYDRTEAEAEQQRKRMEWLAERINELSGVSARVIQDEAGRPIYRAQLTIDREVAGIDAYAVIRRLEAGNPAIYTRNHYANLGVINIDPRPLFQDQEQIILERIRAIFANPGEEKNQ; this is encoded by the coding sequence ATGAACATTTACCAACGCTACGGTTTGCGCCAGGTGATCAATGCAAGCGGCAAGATGACAGCACTGGGAGCCAGTGCTGTCCACCCTTCTGTCGCCCAGGCGATGGGGGAAGCAGCGATGGAGTACGTGGATATCGCCGCATTAATCAAAGCAGCCGGCCAAAAAATCGCCGCTGCAACGGGTGCGGAAGATGGCTGTCCTACCTTGGGCGCAGCCGCGGGGATCGCCATCTCAACCGCTGCGGTGATTGCCGGGACCAATCTTCGCTTGATTGAGCAACTTCCTTTATCAGAAGGACTGGCCAATGAGGTGATCGTGCAAAAAGGGCATGCGGTTCACTTTGGCGGATCGGTCGCACAGATGGTTCGGTTGGGCGGGGGCAAGGTAGTGGAAGCAGGCCACGCCAATCTGGTGGAAGCAGCGCACATCGAGGCGGCGATCAACGAACGAACCGTTGCCCTGCTATATATCAAATCCCATCATGCCGTGCAAAAAGGGATGCAGTCCCTCGAGACGATGCTAGCCGTTGCACATCGTCACGCCCTTCCCTTGATCGTCGATGCGGCCGCCGAAGAAGATCTGACCCGTTATGTGCAGGCAGGTGCCGATCTGGTGATCTACAGCGGGGGAAAGGCGATTGGCGGACCGACATCCGGTCTGATCTGCGGTCGAGCCAACCTGATCGAAGCGTGTCGCGCCCAGTACAAGGGGATCGGCCGCGCTATGAAAGTAGGGAAGGAAGCGATCATCGGTCTACTGGCTGCCCTAGCCCGATACGACCGCACCGAAGCGGAGGCCGAGCAGCAACGAAAACGGATGGAGTGGCTGGCGGAGAGAATCAACGAGCTGTCTGGTGTGAGCGCCCGTGTGATTCAGGATGAGGCAGGTCGCCCCATCTACCGGGCACAACTCACCATAGACAGAGAAGTGGCCGGGATAGATGCGTATGCGGTGATCCGCCGACTGGAGGCTGGCAATCCCGCTATCTATACCCGCAATCACTATGCCAACCTAGGGGTGATCAACATCGATCCGCGCCCCTTGTTCCAAGACCAGGAACAGATCATTCTGGAGCGGATCAGAGCGATTTTCGCCAATCCAGGAGAGGAGAAAAACCAGTGA
- a CDS encoding DUF4310 family protein yields the protein METTNQQTKGFWYSEWAFPLFVAFLSAGIFAGTHLYYVYRVGAFNDIAVVAMLEAGLKGGSFGAAAAFGASFLFARVLEGPLVGILDIGGSLQTGVGIGIPAMLLGAGITAPLTSFPLALLTGAGLGLLIGGVIILIRKFTINSANSTFGADVMMGAGNAAGRYLGPLIVISAIMASIPVGIGATIGAAVFYYYKKPIAGGAILGAMLLGAIFPIATQ from the coding sequence ATGGAAACAACCAATCAACAGACGAAAGGTTTCTGGTATTCCGAATGGGCTTTTCCGCTGTTTGTGGCTTTCTTGTCGGCAGGTATTTTTGCCGGGACTCATCTCTATTACGTCTACCGTGTAGGGGCCTTTAACGACATTGCGGTCGTGGCCATGCTGGAAGCAGGGTTAAAGGGAGGCAGTTTTGGCGCGGCAGCTGCGTTTGGTGCCAGCTTCTTATTTGCCCGCGTCCTGGAAGGGCCGCTGGTGGGGATTCTTGACATTGGCGGTTCCTTACAGACAGGTGTAGGGATCGGGATCCCGGCGATGCTGCTGGGAGCAGGAATTACGGCTCCGCTTACTTCGTTCCCGCTCGCTCTGCTCACAGGAGCCGGACTGGGGCTTTTGATCGGTGGCGTGATTATCTTGATACGCAAGTTTACGATCAATTCGGCCAACTCTACGTTTGGAGCAGATGTGATGATGGGAGCGGGAAATGCGGCCGGCCGTTATCTTGGCCCACTGATCGTCATCTCGGCGATTATGGCTTCCATCCCGGTAGGCATCGGAGCCACAATCGGAGCGGCTGTCTTCTACTATTACAAAAAACCAATCGCGGGCGGAGCGATACTCGGGGCGATGCTGCTGGGAGCGATCTTCCCTATCGCCACCCAATAG
- a CDS encoding DUF4311 domain-containing protein, with amino-acid sequence MDTFMIVVESIIIGALVGFGVGAGAARMFHAPNVQGMGAFRTFGELNACAGDPISHFSFGLGFLFNSWASVVGAGALTQDVEHRILPNWAAAVLLSKNKNVEETLHNPKKMAFAGAAVGAVVVTLLNSTAAAIPVSMQLVATEVLVPAANWLINPIMPIVFWMAAIDAGQRTGLWGTVLGGLSHLIMGNAVPGIVLGILIGKGVDDSGWNRLTKTMVTAVVLLFVLSGFFRGFDAALLHSIDVDVPQWLIDLHKFFGSVVK; translated from the coding sequence ATGGACACGTTCATGATTGTGGTCGAATCAATCATCATTGGGGCGCTAGTCGGCTTCGGAGTCGGTGCCGGTGCTGCACGCATGTTTCATGCTCCCAATGTACAGGGCATGGGGGCATTCCGTACCTTTGGCGAGTTGAATGCCTGCGCCGGGGACCCTATCTCGCACTTTTCATTTGGTCTTGGCTTTTTGTTTAATTCCTGGGCTTCCGTCGTCGGTGCCGGTGCCTTGACGCAGGACGTCGAACACCGGATTTTGCCCAACTGGGCGGCTGCTGTGTTGCTGTCCAAGAACAAAAACGTGGAGGAGACGCTGCACAACCCGAAAAAAATGGCCTTTGCCGGTGCGGCTGTGGGTGCAGTCGTCGTCACACTGCTGAACTCTACGGCTGCTGCGATCCCCGTGTCGATGCAGTTGGTGGCTACCGAGGTACTGGTGCCTGCAGCCAACTGGCTGATTAACCCGATCATGCCGATCGTCTTCTGGATGGCCGCGATCGACGCTGGACAGCGCACCGGATTATGGGGCACGGTGCTGGGGGGTCTGTCTCATCTGATCATGGGCAATGCCGTACCCGGTATTGTGCTAGGGATCTTGATCGGCAAAGGGGTGGATGATAGCGGCTGGAATCGCCTCACCAAAACGATGGTGACAGCCGTTGTGCTGCTGTTCGTCCTGAGTGGATTCTTCCGTGGATTCGATGCGGCTCTGCTGCACAGCATCGATGTTGACGTGCCACAATGGCTGATTGATCTGCACAAATTCTTTGGATCGGTGGTGAAATAA
- a CDS encoding DUF4312 family protein: MYKELIHSLTLSGSGETKEAAFNQIFGQIKKTIAREIPDLVVRIEPMQVDVLSAVMSSYTERFFGLFFPRTRIKYEIKAIVQVRLGLIELDKIEFKQKEHQVSTVQQLLRQG, translated from the coding sequence GTGTATAAAGAGCTGATCCACTCTTTGACGTTAAGCGGAAGTGGCGAAACGAAAGAAGCAGCGTTCAACCAGATCTTTGGTCAGATCAAAAAAACGATTGCCAGAGAGATTCCCGATCTTGTCGTCCGTATCGAGCCGATGCAGGTTGATGTGCTGTCGGCAGTGATGAGTTCGTACACGGAGCGATTCTTCGGCCTATTCTTTCCCAGGACGAGGATCAAGTACGAGATCAAGGCGATTGTGCAAGTCCGCCTCGGTCTGATCGAGCTGGACAAAATCGAATTCAAGCAGAAAGAACATCAGGTCTCAACCGTACAGCAATTGCTGCGGCAGGGATAA
- a CDS encoding glycine-rich SFCGS family protein encodes MENKVKVVIGDRLGKGQNIAKGVEAAGGIAVVIPGVGADMKVGDVMQAENADFGLSFCGSGGAGALTAKTKYGYPVEYGLRSVDGGISALRSGCKVVGFGFMDTEELGRRMTEEYIKLKGR; translated from the coding sequence ATGGAAAACAAGGTAAAAGTGGTGATCGGTGATCGCCTTGGAAAGGGACAGAACATCGCCAAAGGTGTAGAAGCAGCAGGCGGTATTGCCGTTGTGATTCCAGGTGTAGGAGCCGACATGAAAGTAGGCGACGTGATGCAGGCGGAAAATGCCGACTTCGGACTCTCGTTTTGTGGGAGTGGCGGAGCCGGTGCCCTGACGGCAAAGACGAAATACGGGTATCCCGTCGAATATGGACTTCGTTCCGTTGATGGAGGCATATCCGCCTTGCGCAGCGGCTGCAAGGTGGTCGGATTCGGCTTTATGGATACGGAAGAGTTGGGCAGACGGATGACAGAAGAGTACATCAAGTTGAAGGGGAGATAA
- a CDS encoding PRD domain-containing protein gives MQMIMENIVAEIAQENQLEFTEISELKKLLSIVEAETLQVNLVIPNDRWLAVAVHLLGFIRRINSGETLPPVDHALFAEIAPEMVSLSARVFDVYGEKTSRRYDQSEIMLMAVHFETAKSLQEELGGGEDGKQGKSGDR, from the coding sequence ATGCAAATGATAATGGAAAACATAGTAGCAGAGATCGCGCAAGAGAACCAGCTAGAATTTACGGAAATTTCAGAATTAAAAAAACTGCTCTCCATCGTGGAAGCAGAGACACTGCAGGTAAACCTGGTGATACCAAACGATCGCTGGCTGGCGGTAGCCGTTCATTTATTGGGGTTTATCCGTCGGATCAACAGTGGCGAGACGCTCCCGCCGGTCGACCATGCGTTGTTCGCCGAGATCGCACCAGAGATGGTCTCATTGAGCGCCCGTGTGTTTGACGTGTACGGGGAGAAGACCAGTCGCCGTTATGACCAGAGCGAAATCATGCTGATGGCGGTTCATTTTGAGACAGCCAAAAGCCTACAGGAAGAACTTGGAGGAGGAGAAGATGGAAAACAAGGTAAAAGTGGTGATCGGTGA
- a CDS encoding amidohydrolase family protein, producing the protein MFDVGHGTASFSFATMRQARSLGVVPYTISTDIYCQNIRGPVHSLAMTMTKFLALGFPLEEVVAAATTAPAAVLRLGEELGTLRVSTVADISILQLTDRVVSLIDSEQAAMTSEQVLEPRYTIKSGKVLKCK; encoded by the coding sequence TTGTTCGACGTCGGACACGGCACAGCCAGTTTCAGCTTTGCCACCATGCGACAAGCGAGATCATTAGGAGTTGTACCGTATACGATCAGCACCGATATCTACTGTCAAAACATACGCGGACCGGTACACAGCCTGGCGATGACGATGACCAAGTTTCTGGCCCTCGGATTTCCGTTGGAGGAGGTTGTGGCTGCTGCGACGACAGCTCCTGCTGCCGTTTTGCGACTGGGTGAAGAGTTGGGGACACTGCGGGTAAGCACGGTGGCTGACATCTCAATCTTGCAGCTCACAGATAGGGTGGTCTCACTGATCGATTCGGAACAGGCAGCCATGACGTCAGAGCAGGTGCTGGAGCCCAGGTACACGATCAAATCGGGAAAGGTTTTGAAATGCAAATGA
- a CDS encoding BglG family transcription antiterminator gives MLSSRSRELLKGMIDAGHPVRIKDLAREFQVSERTIKYDLEAIRLWLKEQNVTLYSQPNKGIWIEEGSEKRAELLCLLSETGTGEVYLNQKERVQHIVMELLFRDDYLRIGDLADTLLVSRNTVISDLREAESFVESWGLALERKARHGLKITGDELKRRLAMENLIQTSLDSSEMYRLIQTALFQSEHPLLVGEWFQRFQLSEEDDIQIRRSMERLANRLKTEMETYISDRVLISVMIRLCLSLQRMHRLHSVHLSHPPLGDERARQIYQLFRRELHGLGQEMGLDIPDVEVSFICLPLIGTTLPPTDKQPEGENRLLDFYSLTAELIELLSSRLRLPLQDDPELSAYLLAHLSDRIVKLQNGVLDPNPFVDDIKRSYPQMYAAVKQECEHIFHRHGIRLLDSDIAYIVLHFQAAYDRMQERKKVNALVVCGTGRGTSRFLKTYLENELKSLRVVGLCSSLEVEKYLATRKVDIIVTVLPLQSSLPVVTVHPLPTRQDIAAIKQLVKELEQTAEDPQQTQRRHTPAYTDLGTDLNERDLPVLERISQDVICRGFELSQKIIHEFREHLTEQAASGLVLHILLMVNRLTFGSPYLYPDEQTRVEQGGVLRDRLQRLLEETPFHLPQSEISAILRYFSLERSMIRGDGDRPGDYEWMGH, from the coding sequence ATGCTTTCTTCGCGATCACGCGAACTGTTGAAAGGGATGATCGATGCTGGTCACCCTGTACGCATCAAAGATCTTGCCCGTGAGTTTCAAGTGAGCGAAAGAACGATCAAGTACGACCTGGAGGCGATTCGTCTCTGGTTGAAAGAGCAAAACGTCACTCTCTACTCTCAACCGAACAAAGGGATCTGGATTGAAGAAGGAAGCGAGAAGCGGGCTGAACTGCTCTGCCTGTTGTCAGAGACGGGGACAGGAGAGGTCTATCTCAATCAGAAAGAGCGGGTCCAGCACATCGTGATGGAACTGTTGTTCCGCGATGACTATCTGCGAATCGGCGATCTGGCCGATACACTGCTGGTTAGCCGCAACACGGTGATCTCTGACTTGAGAGAGGCGGAGTCGTTTGTCGAAAGCTGGGGGCTTGCGTTGGAGAGAAAGGCTCGTCACGGGCTTAAAATCACGGGGGATGAATTAAAGCGGCGCCTGGCGATGGAGAATCTGATCCAGACCTCACTGGACAGCAGTGAAATGTATCGGCTGATCCAGACCGCTTTATTCCAGTCGGAGCATCCGCTCCTGGTTGGCGAGTGGTTTCAGCGCTTTCAATTGTCAGAAGAGGATGACATCCAGATCAGACGGTCGATGGAGCGCTTGGCCAACAGGTTGAAAACAGAGATGGAGACGTATATTTCCGATCGAGTACTGATCAGTGTGATGATCCGTCTCTGCCTGTCGCTGCAGCGGATGCACAGACTGCATTCGGTTCATCTGTCCCACCCACCGCTTGGCGATGAGAGGGCACGTCAAATCTACCAACTGTTCCGCAGAGAATTGCACGGGCTAGGGCAGGAGATGGGTCTGGACATCCCGGACGTAGAAGTATCGTTTATCTGCCTGCCGTTGATTGGCACGACCCTGCCGCCCACTGATAAACAGCCGGAGGGAGAAAACAGACTGCTGGATTTCTACTCGCTGACAGCAGAGTTAATCGAGCTGCTTAGCTCGCGCTTGCGGCTGCCGCTTCAGGACGACCCGGAGTTGTCCGCCTATCTGCTGGCACACTTGTCAGACCGGATTGTGAAGCTGCAAAACGGAGTGCTTGACCCCAATCCGTTTGTCGACGACATCAAGCGTTCCTACCCCCAGATGTATGCGGCGGTCAAACAAGAATGTGAACACATTTTTCATAGACATGGCATTCGCTTGCTTGATTCCGACATCGCCTACATCGTCCTGCACTTTCAGGCTGCGTATGATCGCATGCAGGAGAGGAAAAAAGTGAATGCGCTGGTTGTTTGCGGCACGGGCAGAGGAACATCCCGTTTTTTGAAGACGTATCTGGAAAATGAGCTCAAGTCGCTGCGGGTGGTAGGGCTGTGCTCCAGCCTGGAAGTAGAAAAGTACCTGGCGACGAGAAAAGTAGATATTATCGTGACCGTACTGCCGCTGCAGTCATCGCTGCCGGTGGTCACTGTTCACCCGCTGCCAACCCGTCAGGATATCGCAGCCATCAAGCAGTTGGTGAAAGAGTTGGAACAGACGGCGGAAGATCCGCAACAGACACAGCGTCGACACACACCGGCATATACCGACCTGGGGACGGATCTCAATGAAAGGGATTTGCCGGTTCTGGAGCGTATCTCACAAGATGTGATTTGCAGAGGATTTGAGCTCAGTCAAAAGATCATTCACGAATTCCGTGAACATCTGACAGAGCAGGCTGCCAGCGGGTTGGTGCTGCACATCTTGCTGATGGTAAACCGGCTTACGTTTGGCTCGCCTTATCTGTATCCGGATGAACAAACGCGCGTGGAACAGGGCGGTGTGCTGCGGGATCGTTTACAAAGGCTGCTGGAGGAGACGCCGTTCCACCTGCCGCAGAGCGAGATTAGTGCCATACTGAGATATTTTTCACTGGAGAGGAGCATGATCAGAGGAGATGGAGATCGACCTGGTGATTACGAATGGATGGGTCATTGA
- a CDS encoding helix-turn-helix domain-containing protein → MKGSDQTKPLLTNREREVFELLVQDKTTKEIAGQLFISEKTVRNHISNVMQKLGVKGRSQAVVELVRLGQLKI, encoded by the coding sequence TTGAAGGGTAGTGACCAAACCAAGCCGTTATTGACGAATCGCGAAAGAGAAGTGTTTGAGCTTTTGGTCCAAGACAAGACGACAAAAGAGATTGCCGGACAACTCTTCATCAGCGAAAAGACAGTACGTAATCACATAAGCAATGTGATGCAAAAACTCGGGGTTAAAGGCCGGTCTCAGGCGGTGGTCGAACTAGTTCGACTTGGACAATTAAAAATTTGA
- a CDS encoding ABC transporter permease → MNRGKYPLSLWIGGLMVLMLILLALFGPYLAPYDITYQENVRTEIIDGKEVLIKTPMPPSSAHWLGTDKWGYDILTLLLHGARYTMLVTLLIAFLRILIGTLFGLYLGMAERRQGWWLGVENAWSHIPIVLPVYFLLLGINFNSELSVSELIGLFVVIVTILGTPSVVSSIRQKTEQVKEMPFVLAAVSLGAGRNRLVLHHILPQLREEIMLVFVMEVIAVMTLMGQLGLFNLFVGGTIMQFDPMLYHSVTHEWAGLIGQARNFIFSNSLWILYAPLGAFMLAIIAFSLLAKGLRDRSKQRYQRVPYL, encoded by the coding sequence ATGAATAGGGGAAAATATCCGCTGTCGCTATGGATCGGTGGGCTGATGGTGCTGATGTTGATCTTGCTTGCGCTGTTCGGCCCCTATCTGGCACCTTATGACATCACATACCAGGAGAACGTTCGTACCGAGATCATTGATGGCAAAGAGGTACTGATCAAGACGCCAATGCCGCCGTCGTCCGCTCACTGGCTGGGGACGGATAAGTGGGGGTACGACATCCTCACGCTGCTTCTGCACGGGGCCCGTTACACCATGCTCGTCACCTTGCTGATCGCATTTCTCAGAATTCTGATTGGCACGTTGTTCGGGCTTTATTTAGGGATGGCAGAGCGAAGACAGGGGTGGTGGCTGGGAGTTGAAAACGCCTGGAGCCACATTCCGATCGTGTTGCCCGTCTATTTTCTGCTGCTGGGAATCAACTTCAACTCTGAACTCTCTGTGAGCGAATTGATCGGTTTGTTCGTAGTCATCGTGACCATCCTGGGTACCCCCAGCGTTGTCTCCTCGATCCGCCAAAAAACGGAACAGGTGAAAGAGATGCCGTTCGTGCTGGCCGCCGTTTCGCTAGGAGCAGGCCGTAACAGGCTCGTCCTGCACCACATCCTGCCTCAGCTGCGGGAAGAGATCATGCTCGTGTTTGTCATGGAAGTGATTGCCGTGATGACGCTTATGGGGCAGCTGGGCCTGTTTAACTTGTTCGTCGGCGGTACCATCATGCAGTTCGACCCTATGCTGTACCATTCAGTTACACATGAATGGGCGGGGCTGATCGGACAGGCACGCAACTTCATCTTCAGCAACAGCCTGTGGATCCTGTACGCTCCGTTAGGCGCCTTTATGCTGGCGATCATCGCTTTCAGCCTGCTGGCCAAGGGCCTGCGGGACCGGTCCAAGCAGCGTTACCAGCGCGTGCCGTATCTGTAG